The following coding sequences lie in one Paenibacillus durus ATCC 35681 genomic window:
- the nadA gene encoding quinolinate synthase NadA has protein sequence MEALALERKQEQNRQLRERLEQLKKERNAIILAHYYQRDEIQEVADFRGDSFLLAQKAAATEAEVIVFCGVHFMGESAKILAPDKTVLIPDERAGCPMADMVNVEGLRKLKAKHPNAKVVTYINSSAEIKAETDICCTSANAVRVIESLDAEEIIWVPDKNLGHYVQEKTGKKLIIWEGYCNTHDMLTVKDVVEMKAKYPNAQFVVHPECRPEVVAMGDFVGSTTAIIDYCKKSDCQEFIVGTEDGTGYQLRKDSPDKDFHFASKFLVCPNMKVNNLKKLVKCLETMKPQIYVPPTVADKARQSLERMLQVK, from the coding sequence ACCGTCAACTGCGTGAACGTCTCGAACAGCTTAAGAAGGAACGGAATGCCATCATTTTGGCTCACTATTATCAGCGCGATGAAATTCAGGAAGTTGCCGATTTTCGCGGCGATTCTTTTTTGCTGGCTCAAAAGGCCGCCGCAACGGAAGCGGAAGTGATCGTATTCTGCGGCGTTCATTTTATGGGTGAAAGCGCCAAGATCCTGGCTCCGGACAAGACAGTTCTGATCCCTGACGAGCGTGCCGGCTGCCCTATGGCCGACATGGTCAACGTGGAGGGACTTCGCAAGCTGAAGGCGAAGCATCCGAATGCCAAGGTGGTTACCTATATCAATTCCTCTGCCGAAATTAAAGCGGAGACGGATATATGCTGTACCTCTGCCAATGCCGTCCGGGTCATTGAGTCGCTGGACGCGGAAGAGATCATTTGGGTTCCAGATAAGAATCTGGGGCATTATGTTCAGGAGAAAACCGGCAAAAAGCTGATTATCTGGGAAGGCTACTGCAACACACATGACATGCTTACCGTCAAGGATGTCGTGGAAATGAAGGCCAAATACCCAAATGCTCAGTTTGTCGTTCATCCCGAATGCCGTCCGGAGGTCGTGGCTATGGGTGATTTTGTCGGCAGCACGACCGCTATTATCGATTACTGCAAGAAATCGGACTGTCAGGAATTTATTGTGGGAACCGAGGATGGGACAGGCTACCAGCTTCGTAAGGATAGTCCGGATAAGGACTTCCATTTTGCTTCCAAATTCCTGGTTTGTCCCAATATGAAAGTCAACAATCTCAAAAAATTGGTAAAATGTCTGGAGACGATGAAGCCGCAAATTTATGTGCCGCCAACAGTCGCAGACAAAGCCAGACAATCTCTAGAGCGCATGCTACAAGTCAAGTAG